From a single Aureibacillus halotolerans genomic region:
- a CDS encoding glycine betaine ABC transporter substrate-binding protein → MNHVWKKLGLTAGLSLSLVVAGCGTSGSADGGSADGGDTSGDAGNATANIGESIDYTITGIDPGAGIMTKTEEVIKEYGLDEYSLQTSSGATMTKALETAIENEEPIVVTGWQPHWMFTKFEIKYLEDPKGVYGESETINTMVRKGLEEEMPSAYTVLDQFNWSLEQMGEVMLDVQEGTDIEDASRAWVDENQELVSEWTEGAEPVEGKEIELLYVTWVSEVASTNVLKTVLEDMGFNVTITSLQPQFMFSGLAEGDGDGMVAAWLPVTHGQYMEQFGDQIVDLGPNLEGASTGLAVPSYMDIDSIEDLKAAE, encoded by the coding sequence ATGAATCATGTATGGAAAAAGTTAGGGTTAACTGCAGGATTGTCACTTTCATTGGTAGTTGCAGGTTGTGGAACAAGTGGATCAGCTGACGGGGGATCAGCAGATGGAGGAGACACTTCAGGAGATGCTGGCAACGCGACAGCAAACATTGGTGAGTCTATTGATTATACAATCACCGGCATTGATCCAGGCGCAGGGATTATGACAAAAACAGAAGAAGTTATTAAAGAGTATGGTCTAGATGAGTACTCACTTCAAACCTCTTCTGGAGCGACAATGACAAAGGCGTTGGAAACCGCAATTGAAAATGAAGAGCCGATTGTTGTCACAGGCTGGCAGCCACACTGGATGTTTACTAAATTTGAAATCAAATATTTGGAGGATCCAAAAGGGGTCTATGGTGAGTCTGAAACAATCAACACAATGGTGCGTAAAGGGCTTGAAGAAGAGATGCCAAGCGCGTACACAGTGCTTGACCAATTCAATTGGAGTCTTGAACAAATGGGTGAAGTAATGCTTGACGTTCAAGAAGGTACGGACATTGAAGATGCTTCACGTGCATGGGTCGATGAAAACCAAGAGCTTGTGTCTGAGTGGACAGAAGGCGCTGAGCCAGTTGAAGGAAAAGAAATTGAATTGTTGTATGTGACTTGGGTCTCTGAAGTGGCTTCAACGAATGTATTAAAAACTGTTCTAGAAGATATGGGCTTCAATGTAACGATTACTTCACTGCAGCCACAGTTTATGTTTAGCGGTCTTGCTGAAGGTGACGGCGATGGTATGGTAGCCGCATGGCTTCCAGTCACTCACGGTCAATATATGGAACAGTTCGGTGATCAAATTGTCGACCTCGGTCCAAACTTAGAAGGCGCAAGCACAGGTCTTGCCGTGCCAAGCTACATGGATATCGACTCTATTGAAGATCTAAAAGCTGCTGAATAA
- a CDS encoding ABC transporter permease translates to MLQDWIPELPLAEWIDKVVGWAEDNLKFIFDPITKGLEVTTDGLIEFLNWMPAWLLIIILMAIAFFAGKKRGIGLPIFILVGGLLIISIGYWEQMLSTLALVLITTIISVIIGIPVGILMAASAQTQRVLVPVLDFMQTMPAFVYLIPAVTFFGIGMVPGVVASVIFAMPPTVRLTNLGIRGVSTELIEASDAFGSSGLQKLYKVQLPMARPTIMAGVNQTIMLALSMVVIAAMIGAKGLGPEVFKAVTQNQAGVGFASGLAIVILAIILDRITQKFNAAKR, encoded by the coding sequence ATGCTACAGGATTGGATACCGGAGTTACCACTAGCTGAATGGATTGATAAAGTTGTTGGTTGGGCGGAAGACAACCTGAAATTTATTTTTGATCCGATTACGAAAGGGCTAGAAGTGACAACCGATGGATTAATAGAATTTTTAAATTGGATGCCTGCATGGCTTCTTATCATAATTTTAATGGCTATTGCATTTTTTGCGGGCAAAAAACGGGGTATTGGTCTTCCCATTTTTATTCTAGTAGGCGGTCTTTTAATTATTAGTATTGGCTATTGGGAGCAAATGTTATCGACCTTAGCACTAGTCCTGATAACGACGATTATCTCCGTCATTATAGGGATACCCGTCGGCATTCTTATGGCCGCAAGTGCGCAAACTCAACGTGTATTAGTGCCTGTGCTCGACTTTATGCAGACGATGCCTGCCTTTGTTTACTTGATACCTGCGGTTACGTTCTTTGGAATCGGTATGGTGCCTGGGGTTGTTGCATCTGTCATTTTTGCAATGCCTCCAACTGTTCGTTTGACGAATTTAGGAATTAGAGGCGTATCGACAGAGCTAATTGAAGCTTCGGATGCGTTTGGTTCGTCCGGATTACAGAAGCTTTACAAAGTACAACTGCCTATGGCGCGTCCAACGATTATGGCTGGCGTAAACCAAACAATCATGTTGGCCCTGTCAATGGTTGTTATTGCCGCGATGATTGGTGCGAAAGGTCTTGGACCAGAAGTCTTTAAGGCTGTTACACAAAACCAGGCAGGCGTCGGTTTTGCCTCCGGTTTAGCGATTGTTATTCTAGCCATTATATTGGACCGTATTACCCAAAAGTTTAATGCTGCTAAACGATAA
- a CDS encoding quaternary amine ABC transporter ATP-binding protein: MPKIRVEKLTKVFGKHPKQALSLLKENKNKDEILNETGMTVGVNQATFDVEAGEIFVIMGLSGSGKSTLIRLVNRLIEPTTGKILIDDEDLATMNKAELRATRRKKLGMVFQKFALFPHRTILSNAEYGLEIQGMAKNEREAKAKEALELVGLGSYLDKYPDEMSGGMQQRVGLARALANDPDVLLMDEAFSALDPLIRKEMQDELLDLQEKMKKTILFITHDLDEALRIGDRIALMKDGSIVQIGTPEEIMMSPANDYVERFVEDVDRSKVFTAENVMKRPETINGEKAGPRVALQRMKDVGISSIYVTDSKKKLMGYVTAEEAAKAVQNNLPLSSILATDAPIVEKDTSLNDLFDKIYDAQVPVAVVENDRLIGIVIRGAVLAALAGNEVNNDATGLDTGVTTS, encoded by the coding sequence ATGCCCAAAATTAGAGTAGAAAAGTTGACAAAAGTGTTTGGCAAACACCCTAAGCAGGCGTTGAGTTTATTAAAAGAAAACAAAAACAAAGATGAAATATTGAACGAAACAGGAATGACGGTTGGGGTGAATCAAGCGACCTTCGATGTTGAAGCTGGAGAAATTTTTGTGATCATGGGGCTTTCCGGTAGTGGTAAATCAACATTGATTCGACTCGTGAATCGTCTTATCGAACCAACAACAGGTAAGATTCTGATTGATGACGAGGATTTGGCTACTATGAATAAAGCAGAGCTTCGCGCAACACGGCGTAAAAAGCTAGGTATGGTCTTTCAGAAATTTGCCCTGTTCCCTCATCGAACAATCCTTTCCAATGCTGAATATGGTCTTGAAATCCAAGGCATGGCGAAAAATGAACGTGAAGCAAAAGCGAAAGAAGCGTTAGAGCTCGTAGGTTTAGGTTCGTATCTCGACAAATATCCTGATGAAATGTCTGGTGGAATGCAGCAACGTGTTGGGTTGGCTAGAGCACTGGCGAATGATCCTGACGTGTTGCTGATGGACGAAGCTTTCTCTGCATTGGACCCATTGATTCGTAAAGAAATGCAAGATGAGCTCTTAGATCTGCAGGAAAAAATGAAGAAAACGATCCTTTTTATTACACATGACCTTGATGAAGCGCTTCGTATTGGAGATCGAATTGCGTTAATGAAAGATGGATCAATTGTGCAGATTGGCACGCCAGAAGAAATTATGATGTCGCCGGCAAACGATTACGTGGAACGCTTCGTAGAAGATGTTGACCGTTCAAAAGTGTTTACAGCGGAGAATGTAATGAAGCGACCAGAAACGATCAACGGTGAAAAAGCGGGTCCACGTGTTGCCTTGCAACGGATGAAGGATGTTGGCATTTCGAGCATTTATGTAACGGATAGCAAGAAAAAGCTCATGGGCTATGTGACGGCAGAGGAAGCAGCGAAGGCGGTTCAGAATAACTTGCCGCTGTCATCCATTTTAGCTACAGATGCTCCAATCGTGGAAAAGGATACGTCTTTAAACGATCTGTTTGATAAAATTTACGATGCACAAGTGCCGGTTGCTGTTGTTGAGAATGACCGACTGATCGGCATTGTCATTCGTGGAGCAGTCTTGGCCGCATTGGCAGGAAATGAGGTGAACAACGATGCTACAGGATTGGATACCGGAGTTACCACTAGCTGA
- a CDS encoding GbsR/MarR family transcriptional regulator has translation MSNDTNSTFDVSPMNQLTAHWLQIYGLTSSEALVLSTLYSHNTPKTNEDLCTMLGLSTTTASKNLRILVDKNLVKKTWVKGFRKAHFSAERDLFKQFQYAFADPLRSQIHSYIKRLEDIGANVENDSNEQTRILSLLTFFEEMDRRIEALGKLNP, from the coding sequence TTGAGCAATGACACAAATTCAACTTTCGATGTCTCTCCAATGAATCAATTGACTGCCCACTGGCTCCAAATTTACGGCTTAACCTCATCAGAAGCACTGGTTCTAAGTACATTATATTCACATAATACGCCAAAAACCAATGAAGATTTATGCACAATGCTAGGGTTAAGTACAACGACCGCAAGTAAAAATTTGCGTATCCTTGTCGATAAAAACCTAGTCAAAAAGACGTGGGTAAAAGGGTTTAGAAAAGCCCATTTTTCAGCAGAACGCGATTTGTTCAAACAATTTCAATATGCCTTTGCTGACCCTCTTCGTTCACAGATTCACAGCTATATAAAACGGCTTGAAGATATAGGCGCCAATGTAGAAAACGACTCTAATGAACAAACACGCATTCTTTCTCTTCTCACCTTCTTTGAAGAAATGGATCGTAGAATTGAGGCATTGGGCAAGTTGAATCCGTGA
- a CDS encoding HTH-type transcriptional regulator Hpr: MISAENKTKKEALLFSHRVAQLSKALWKSVEKDWQSWVKPFDLNINEHHILWIAYHLDGASISEIAKFGVMHVSTAFNFSKKLEQRGYLTFSKKENDKRNTYIKLTDLGVDIFEETMRTYNPDQIAAYGGAEPLRTLYGKHPELTELVCIVREIYGEDFMRIFEDSLLDDRKSSEILQPK; encoded by the coding sequence ATGATCAGCGCCGAGAATAAAACAAAAAAAGAAGCCTTGTTGTTTAGCCATCGGGTCGCTCAATTAAGCAAAGCCCTTTGGAAGTCTGTAGAAAAGGATTGGCAGTCGTGGGTAAAACCGTTTGATTTAAATATTAACGAACACCACATTTTATGGATTGCCTATCACCTTGATGGTGCGTCGATTTCTGAAATTGCAAAATTCGGAGTGATGCACGTATCGACTGCCTTTAATTTTTCGAAGAAGCTTGAGCAACGTGGATATTTAACATTCTCGAAAAAAGAGAATGATAAACGGAATACGTATATCAAGCTTACTGATCTCGGCGTCGATATATTTGAAGAAACGATGCGTACCTACAACCCAGACCAGATTGCGGCTTACGGAGGTGCTGAACCTTTACGCACACTTTATGGTAAGCACCCTGAACTTACAGAGCTTGTGTGTATTGTAAGGGAAATTTATGGCGAGGATTTTATGCGCATTTTTGAAGACTCCCTTTTGGATGACCGAAAGTCCTCAGAAATATTGCAACCTAAGTAG
- a CDS encoding DUF3267 domain-containing protein, protein MTEWVLNPDLSDSMLVLVVFILFVQPSSIAFEVLPFLFSKKKARIGIRYVSHLPYLAIHYPTQVKKYIMLLSLFFPFVGVTVSCILLLFFFPQYAHFICMAFALNNGLCFKHFLYITILAKAPKRAVIERRSGQYEILVQQMTDTRHSL, encoded by the coding sequence ATGACTGAATGGGTCCTAAATCCCGATTTAAGTGACTCAATGCTTGTTTTAGTCGTTTTTATTCTTTTTGTACAACCTTCCTCTATCGCTTTTGAGGTTCTTCCTTTTCTTTTTAGTAAAAAAAAGGCTCGAATTGGCATCCGTTATGTTTCCCACTTACCATACTTAGCCATACACTACCCTACACAAGTGAAAAAATATATAATGCTTCTTTCATTATTTTTTCCTTTTGTTGGGGTCACTGTAAGCTGTATTTTACTTCTTTTTTTCTTTCCGCAATATGCTCATTTTATTTGCATGGCGTTTGCTTTAAATAATGGTCTATGCTTCAAACATTTTTTGTATATCACGATTCTTGCCAAAGCACCGAAACGCGCAGTTATAGAACGTCGTAGTGGTCAATATGAAATTCTTGTCCAGCAAATGACGGACACCAGGCATTCTTTATAA
- a CDS encoding peptidylprolyl isomerase, with the protein MKKVLVSVTLSASLLALAACSNNDNTSESTPNEDNSPVLVEVDGAQVTKDELYDAMKTQAGKQVMQQLVTEKILANKYEVTEEEVNAELEVVKENFDGDEDAYTQALEQSGQSEEQLKESIRFVLLQQKAATEGVEVTDEEVQQHYDRLQTQVKASHILVEDEATAKEVVEKLNAGESFEDLAAEYSKDSSAQNGGDVGYFGPGQMVQPFEDAAYSLEVGAVSDPVQSDFGFHIIKVTDKKPSEEEVEPLEDMRDEIVKQLKLKEADQANIQELIDAAKENIEYKDEFFEGLLDTPQMPQMPQ; encoded by the coding sequence ATGAAAAAGGTATTGGTATCAGTTACGCTTTCTGCAAGCCTCTTGGCGCTTGCCGCTTGCAGTAATAATGACAACACATCAGAATCTACGCCGAATGAAGATAATTCACCGGTTCTTGTAGAGGTAGATGGGGCTCAAGTAACGAAGGACGAGCTATATGATGCCATGAAAACTCAGGCAGGAAAACAAGTCATGCAACAGCTCGTAACTGAAAAAATTCTTGCCAATAAATACGAAGTCACTGAAGAAGAAGTAAATGCAGAACTTGAAGTCGTAAAAGAAAACTTTGACGGTGACGAAGATGCGTATACCCAGGCGCTAGAGCAATCTGGCCAATCAGAAGAGCAGCTTAAAGAAAGCATCAGGTTCGTTCTGTTGCAGCAAAAAGCCGCCACTGAAGGGGTCGAAGTCACTGATGAGGAAGTTCAGCAACATTATGACCGCTTACAAACACAGGTGAAAGCAAGTCATATTCTTGTCGAAGACGAGGCAACCGCAAAAGAGGTTGTGGAAAAACTTAATGCTGGTGAATCGTTTGAGGATCTGGCCGCTGAATATTCTAAAGATAGCTCCGCGCAAAATGGCGGTGACGTCGGCTACTTCGGACCTGGACAAATGGTTCAGCCTTTTGAAGATGCCGCATATTCACTTGAAGTTGGCGCTGTGAGCGACCCTGTACAATCTGACTTTGGCTTTCACATCATTAAAGTGACTGACAAAAAGCCTTCTGAAGAAGAAGTTGAGCCTCTTGAGGACATGCGTGATGAGATTGTAAAGCAGCTTAAACTCAAGGAAGCCGATCAGGCAAACATTCAAGAACTCATTGATGCTGCCAAAGAAAACATTGAGTACAAGGATGAATTTTTCGAAGGATTGCTCGATACACCCCAAATGCCGCAAATGCCTCAGTAA
- a CDS encoding sporulation YhaL family protein, whose protein sequence is MVPEPSLIMYVLLAGILFSAVMMLRSGHKEDVEHQVYIEQEGQKYMERLKEAQDKRETDVLNVYHEESEDKKENIS, encoded by the coding sequence ATGGTACCGGAACCATCTTTAATCATGTATGTGCTTCTTGCTGGCATCCTGTTTAGCGCTGTGATGATGCTGCGTTCAGGACATAAAGAAGATGTCGAGCACCAAGTGTATATAGAACAAGAAGGACAAAAATATATGGAACGATTAAAAGAAGCACAAGACAAACGAGAAACCGATGTTCTTAATGTATATCACGAGGAATCAGAAGATAAAAAAGAGAACATCTCATGA